A genomic segment from Gossypium hirsutum isolate 1008001.06 chromosome D04, Gossypium_hirsutum_v2.1, whole genome shotgun sequence encodes:
- the LOC107898927 gene encoding BTB/POZ domain-containing protein At3g22104 isoform X2 translates to MEDPIPLLIPRYMPTSMLEDKPRVWLGTGSCNLLQKTKDSIDELSFWAWSDLLVALKHYQDSPRTATSSGVLEKCLDSLVGRLAMASEVTPCASTSPPDSSGLRISFNTRSTQSSNKGLFRATWWFEDLSALSPNLIEMLVKSMVSRGYNHVIVSGFLFYYQKSKFYTASSDEKREVLEIVIDMLYTLDPSSISCKSLFGVLRPVLRSNISKSCRNKLESMIGSQLDQATIDNLLIPSYGRSYLYDVNLVLRFLKAFLREGGSESSPIRMKKVASLIDLYITEVAPDRCLKSSKFSALVMVLPDSARDSWDELYHAMDIYLE, encoded by the exons ATGGAGGATCCTATTCCATTGCTGATACCCCGGTACATGCCGACAAGCATGCTTGAGGACAAACCAAGAGTCTGGTTAG GGACAGGGAGCTGTAATCTATTACAAAAAACCAAGGACTCCATTGATGAGCTCAGTTTTTGGGCATGGTCCGATCTTTTGGTTGCTTTGAAGCATTACCAAGATTCACCGCGGACTGCTACCTCTTCTGGTGTACTTGAGAAATGCTTGGATTCACTTGTTGGGAGGCTTGCCATGGCTAGTGAAGTAACCCCTTGTGCATCTACTTCTCCTCCAGATAGCTCAGGGCTTCGGATTTCGTTCAATACTAGGAGTACCCAGAGCTCGAACAAAGGCCTCTTTCGAGCAACTTGGTGGTTCGAAGACCTTTCGGCATTGAGTCCCAATTTGATTGAAATGCTGGTGAAATCTATGGTGTCTCGGGGGTACAATCATGTCATCGTCAGTGGTTTCCTCTTCTATTACCAGAAGTCGAAGTTTTATACGGCCTCATCGGATGAGAAACGTGAAGTTCTAGAAATTGTGATCGATATGCTTTACACTCTTGATCCGAGTTCTATTTCGTGCAAGAGTTTGTTTGGCGTTCTTCGTCCGGTGCTGCGTTCCAACATAAGCAAAAGTTGCAGGAACAAGTTGGAGAGTATGATAGGTTCTCAACTAGATCAAGCAACAATAGACAATCTCCTAATTCCATCATATGGGAGAAGTTATCTGTATGATGTAAACCTTGTTCTTAGGTTCCTCAAGGCATTTTTACGTGAAGGAGGCTCGGAATCATCTCCGATACGAATGAAAAAGGTAGCTAGCTTGATAGATCTGTATATAACAGAAGTAGCTCCGGATCGTTGCCTAAAATCATCCAAGTTTTCAGCTTTGGTAATGGTGCTGCCGGATTCTGCCAGGGACTCATGGGATGAATTGTACCATGCCATGGACATTTATTTGGAG TAG
- the LOC107898927 gene encoding BTB/POZ domain-containing protein At3g22104 isoform X1 has product MEDPIPLLIPRYMPTSMLEDKPRVWLGTGSCNLLQKTKDSIDELSFWAWSDLLVALKHYQDSPRTATSSGVLEKCLDSLVGRLAMASEVTPCASTSPPDSSGLRISFNTRSTQSSNKGLFRATWWFEDLSALSPNLIEMLVKSMVSRGYNHVIVSGFLFYYQKSKFYTASSDEKREVLEIVIDMLYTLDPSSISCKSLFGVLRPVLRSNISKSCRNKLESMIGSQLDQATIDNLLIPSYGRSYLYDVNLVLRFLKAFLREGGSESSPIRMKKVASLIDLYITEVAPDRCLKSSKFSALVMVLPDSARDSWDELYHAMDIYLEVHTGLSKEEKMKICGGLNYKKLSSEACMHLSQNTKFPSTSAVQALISQQWKLKNLLEGMHNAKHYTDFTAKEDRGREQVVVYNEKLRAQLKGMQWRVMELEKVCKKMQNQMAKIMKAKVLTHSDARPLPRLCS; this is encoded by the exons ATGGAGGATCCTATTCCATTGCTGATACCCCGGTACATGCCGACAAGCATGCTTGAGGACAAACCAAGAGTCTGGTTAG GGACAGGGAGCTGTAATCTATTACAAAAAACCAAGGACTCCATTGATGAGCTCAGTTTTTGGGCATGGTCCGATCTTTTGGTTGCTTTGAAGCATTACCAAGATTCACCGCGGACTGCTACCTCTTCTGGTGTACTTGAGAAATGCTTGGATTCACTTGTTGGGAGGCTTGCCATGGCTAGTGAAGTAACCCCTTGTGCATCTACTTCTCCTCCAGATAGCTCAGGGCTTCGGATTTCGTTCAATACTAGGAGTACCCAGAGCTCGAACAAAGGCCTCTTTCGAGCAACTTGGTGGTTCGAAGACCTTTCGGCATTGAGTCCCAATTTGATTGAAATGCTGGTGAAATCTATGGTGTCTCGGGGGTACAATCATGTCATCGTCAGTGGTTTCCTCTTCTATTACCAGAAGTCGAAGTTTTATACGGCCTCATCGGATGAGAAACGTGAAGTTCTAGAAATTGTGATCGATATGCTTTACACTCTTGATCCGAGTTCTATTTCGTGCAAGAGTTTGTTTGGCGTTCTTCGTCCGGTGCTGCGTTCCAACATAAGCAAAAGTTGCAGGAACAAGTTGGAGAGTATGATAGGTTCTCAACTAGATCAAGCAACAATAGACAATCTCCTAATTCCATCATATGGGAGAAGTTATCTGTATGATGTAAACCTTGTTCTTAGGTTCCTCAAGGCATTTTTACGTGAAGGAGGCTCGGAATCATCTCCGATACGAATGAAAAAGGTAGCTAGCTTGATAGATCTGTATATAACAGAAGTAGCTCCGGATCGTTGCCTAAAATCATCCAAGTTTTCAGCTTTGGTAATGGTGCTGCCGGATTCTGCCAGGGACTCATGGGATGAATTGTACCATGCCATGGACATTTATTTGGAG GTTCATACAGGGTTGTctaaagaagaaaaaatgaagatCTGTGGTGGATTGAACTATAAGAAGCTCTCTAGCGAGGCCTGCATGCACctttctcaaaacacaaaattcCCATCAACAAGCGCAGTGCAAGCTCTTATTTCACAGCAATGGAAGCTTAAGAACTTGCTTGAGGGCATGCACAATGCCAAGCATTATACGGATTTCACCGCAAAGGAAGATAGGGGCAGGGAACAAGTTGTAGTTTACAATGAAAAGCTCAGAGCACAATTAAAAGGGATGCAATGGAGGGTGATGGAATTGGAGAAAGTGTGTAAGAAAATGCAGaaccaaatggccaaaatcatgaAAGCCAAAGTATTAACCCATAGTGATGCAAGACCCCTGCCCAGACTCTGTTCATGA